A single Stutzerimonas stutzeri DNA region contains:
- a CDS encoding Na(+)-translocating NADH-quinone reductase subunit A — MINIKRGLDLPIAGAPAQRIEAGRPVRSVAVIGFDYPGMKPTMEVQAGDRVKLGQVLFSDKKTPGVVFTSPGAGVVSAVHRGEKRVLQSVVVDLDGTDEVTFSQYSAAELEGLSDAQVRENLQQSGLWTALRTRPYSKVPAVDAVPSSIFVTAIDTHPLAADPAIVIAERAADFEAGLKVLGVLGKLFLCKAEGASLPGEQLAKVQAESFAGPHPAGLAGTHIHFLDPVSASKSVWTVGYQDVIAIGALFTSGRLSMERVVSLAGPVVEKPRLVRTRLGASLDELTAGELQPGANRVVSGSVLGGRTAHGAFAYLGRYHQQVSCLREGKEREMLHYLRAGSDKHSILNIYISKLMGGKKFAFSTSTNGSPRAMVPVGNYEEVMPLDVLPTQLLRSLIVGDTEVAQKLGCLELDEEDLALCTYVCAGKYEYGPILRDNLTRIEKEG; from the coding sequence ATGATCAATATAAAACGTGGGCTTGATTTGCCCATTGCAGGTGCGCCGGCGCAGCGTATCGAGGCTGGAAGGCCCGTGCGAAGCGTCGCCGTCATTGGGTTTGATTACCCGGGCATGAAACCGACCATGGAAGTCCAGGCCGGTGATCGGGTCAAGTTGGGGCAAGTACTGTTTTCCGACAAGAAGACGCCTGGTGTCGTGTTCACCTCGCCGGGTGCGGGTGTCGTCAGCGCGGTCCATCGGGGTGAAAAGCGCGTCCTGCAGTCGGTCGTCGTCGATCTGGACGGAACGGACGAAGTGACGTTCTCCCAGTACAGCGCCGCCGAGCTCGAAGGGCTGAGCGATGCCCAGGTTCGCGAGAACCTGCAGCAGTCAGGCCTCTGGACGGCTTTGCGGACGCGTCCGTACAGCAAGGTGCCGGCCGTCGATGCCGTGCCTAGCTCTATCTTCGTTACCGCGATCGATACGCATCCGCTGGCCGCCGACCCTGCCATCGTCATTGCCGAGCGTGCCGCGGACTTCGAAGCGGGTCTCAAGGTGCTCGGCGTTCTGGGCAAGCTGTTCCTGTGCAAAGCCGAGGGCGCGTCGCTGCCAGGCGAGCAACTCGCCAAGGTGCAGGCCGAGAGTTTCGCCGGCCCCCATCCTGCGGGTCTGGCCGGTACGCATATTCATTTCCTCGATCCGGTCAGCGCGAGCAAGAGCGTCTGGACCGTCGGCTACCAGGACGTCATTGCCATCGGCGCGTTGTTCACCAGTGGCCGTCTGTCGATGGAGCGGGTCGTGTCGCTTGCCGGTCCGGTGGTGGAAAAACCCCGCCTGGTACGTACCCGCCTGGGTGCGAGCCTCGATGAGCTGACCGCCGGAGAGCTGCAGCCCGGTGCCAACCGTGTCGTGTCCGGCTCTGTGCTGGGCGGCCGTACCGCGCACGGAGCCTTTGCCTATCTGGGCCGTTATCACCAGCAGGTTTCCTGTCTGCGTGAGGGCAAGGAGCGCGAGATGCTGCACTACCTGCGTGCCGGTAGCGACAAGCACTCGATCCTCAATATCTATATTTCCAAGCTGATGGGCGGCAAGAAGTTCGCCTTCTCCACCTCCACCAACGGCAGCCCTCGTGCCATGGTGCCGGTCGGCAACTATGAAGAAGTGATGCCGCTCGACGTGCTGCCGACTCAATTGCTGCGGTCCTTGATCGTGGGCGATACGGAAGTCGCGCAAAAGCTCGGCTGCCTAGAGCTTGACGAGGAAGACCTGGCGCTGTGCACCTATGTGTGTGCCGGCAAATACGAATACGGCCCGATCCTGCGGGACAACCTGACTCGCATCGAGAAGGAGGGGTAA